The Corynebacterium sphenisci DSM 44792 genome includes the window GCCGCGCAGCACCACCCCGATGAGCTGATGCGCGCCGCCGCCGCGGAGGTCGCCGCCGCCGCGGCCGGGATGCTCGACCCCGTGCCCGGGGCCCGGGTGCTGCTGCTGGTCGGCTCCGGGGGCAACGGCGGTGACGCCCTCTACGCCGGGGCCGCGCTCGCCGCCGCCGGGGCCCGGGTCACCGCGGCGCTGCTCACCGAGGCCCCGCAGCCGCGGGCCGCCGCGGCCCTGGCGGCCGCCGGCGGCCGGCTCCGGCCCGCCGGGGAGCTCACCGGCGCCGATCTGCAGGAGGTGGATCTCGCCGTGGACGGGGTGGTCGGCATCGGCGGGGCCGGGGCGCTGCGCGAACCCGCCGCCCGCCTGGTCGCCGGGCTCGCGGCGGCGGGGGCGCCGGTGCTGGCCGTGGACATCCCCTCCGGGGTGGCCGCGGACACCGGGGTCGCCGCCGCCGGCGCCGGGGACCTGCCCGGGCACGTCACCGCCGCGGCGACGATCACCTTCGGCGGACTGCGCCGGGCCCATGCGCTGGCCCCGGCCTGCGGGCGGGTGATCCTCGCCGATATCGCCCTGGCGGCCGCCGGGGGCCGGCCCGCGATGGGCCTGGCCGAGTCGCTGGCCGGGGTGCGCGTCGCCGACGACGCCGCCCCGGCGGTCCTCATCGAGGCCCTGGCCGACCCGGTGCCGCTGCCCGACCTGGAGCCCGGGCCGGAGGAGGACAAGTACTCCGGGGGCGTGCTCGGGCTGCTCGCCGGCAGCGAGGCCTACCCCGGGGCCGGGGTGCTCGCCGCCCGCGCCGCGGTGGCCGCCACCCCGGCGATGGTGCGGGTCGTCGGGCCGGTGCGCGCCGAGGTGATCCGGGATCGCCCCGAGGTGGTCGGGCACCCCGACCTGGCCTCCTGCGGGCGGGTGCGGGCCTGGGCAGTGGGCCCGGGCCGGGGCACCGGCCCGGCGGCGGTCGCCGAACTCGCCGCGCTCCTCGACCGGGCCGAGCCGGTGCTCGCCGACGCCGACGCGGTGAGCATCCTCGCCGCGGAACCGGGGCTCCGCGCCGCCTGGCGGGCCCGCGCCGACCGGGGCCGGGTCGGCGTGCTCACCCCGCACGCCGGGGAGTTCCGCCGGCTCGCCGCGGCGCTGCGGGCGGAGGGCCACGGCATCCCGGACCCGGAGGAGGGCCGGATCGCGGCGGCGGCGGCGCTGGCCGCCGCCACCGGGTCCACGGTGCTGCTCAAGGGGTGGGCCACGGTGATCGCCGCGCCCGGGGGCGCGGCCACCGTGGTGCGGGCCGGCTCCTCCTGGGCGGCCACCCCCGGCTCCGGGGACGTGCTCACCGGCCTGGCCGGGGCGCATCTAGCCCGGACCGGGGACCCCGGGACACTGCCCGCCGCGGCGGTGATCCACGCCGTGGCCGCGAAACTCGCCGCCCGCACCCCCGCCGGGGAGGCCCCCGCCTCCGCGGGCGGGATCGCCGCGGCGCTACGCGAGGCCACCGCCGCGGTCGCCGCCCGGGGCCGCGCCGCGATGGCACAATGAGCGCCATGCCGACCCCGGATCTGCTCACCGCCGTCATCGACCCCGCCGCGATCACCGCCAACGTGACCCGGATCCGGGAGATCTCCGGGGCGCCCCGGCTGATGGCGGTGGTCAAGGCCGACGGCTACGGGCACGGGGCGGTCACCGCCGCCCGGGCGGCCCTGGCCGGCGGCGCCGACCAGCTGGGCGTGGCCACCCTCGCCGAGGCCCGGGCGCTGCGCGCGGCCGGGATCGACGCGCCCCTGCTGGCCTGGATCTGGTCCCCGGACCAGGACGTCGCCGCGGCGGTGGCCGCCGGGGTGCAGCTGGCGGTGCCCACCACCGAGCACCTCGCCGCCGCGGCCGCCGCCGGCCGCGCCGCCGGGGCGACCCCCGAGGTGACCGTGAAGGTGGACACCGGGATGAACCGCTCCGGGTTCTCCGTGGTCGCCGGGGACCTCGACGCCGCGGTGCCGGCCCTGGCCGAGGCGCACCGCACCGGGGCGGTGGCGATCACCGGGGCGATGACCCACTTCGCCTGCGCCGATGAACCGGAGCACCCCAGCCTGGACCTGCAGGCCGACCGGTTCCGGGAGGCGATCGGCCGGCTGCGCGGGCAGGGGGTGGCCTGCCCGGTGAACCATGCCGCGAACTCCGCCGCCGCGCTGCTGCGCCCGGATCTCGCCTTCGACATGGTGCGCCCCGGGATCGCCTGCTACGGGCTGGAGCCCGCCCCCGGCCGCGAGCACGGGCTCACCCCGGCGATGACCCTCAGCGCCCGGGTGCTGCTGGTCAAGGACGTGCCCGCCGGGGAGGCGGTGAGCTACGGGCGCACCTGGACCGCCGAGTCCGACACCCGGGTGGCGGTGGTGCCCTACGGCTACGCCGACGGGCTGCCCCGGGCCCTGGCCGGGCGGTTCTCGGTGGCCATCGGCGGCCGGCGCTACCGGCAGGTGGGCCGGGTGTGCATGGACCAGTTCATCATCGAGGTCGACGAGGCGGTGCGCCCCGGGGACACCGCGGTGATCTTCGGCGACGGCGCCGCCGGCGGGCCCACCGCCGATGAGCTCGCCGCCGCGCTGGGCACCATCAACTACGAGATCGTGACCATGCCGCATGGCCGGGTGACCCGGCGGGTGGCGGGGGAGTAGCCGATGCCGCCGCGCCCGCGCCGCCGGCCCCCGGGGTGGACCGCGCTCGGCGGGGCCGCCGCCCTGGCCACCGCCGCCGGCGCCGGGGTGCTCGGCCTGCGCGAGCGGGCGCTCACCCGGGGCGCCGCCGGCGCCGGCGCGGCGCTGGCGCTGCCGGAACCGGACTGGGCGGGCGTGATCGACGCCGGCGACGGGACGCCGCTGGCGGTGCACGAGGCGGGCCCGCCGACCGCCCCGGTGACCGTGGTGCTCAGCCACGGCTACTGCCAGCGGATGGACTCCTGGTGCCTGCAGGCGCGCCGGCTGCGGGCGGAGTTCGGCGACCGGGTGCGGCTGGTGCTCTGGGACCAGCGCGGCCACGGCGGCTCCGGCGCGCCCCCTGCCGGCTCCTGCACCATCGGCCGCACCGCCGCGGATCTGGCGGCGGTCATCGCCGCGCGCGCCCCGGCCGGGCCGGTGGTCGCGGTGGGCCACTCCATGGGCGGGATGACCGTGCTGGCCCTCGGCCGGGTCGCCCCGCAGCTGGTGCCCCGGCTGGCCGGGGCGGTGCTGGTGGCCACCGCCGCGGCCGGGCTGGACCGCGGCGGGATCCCGGGGATGCTGCTCAACCCGGTGGGCGCGGCGGCGGTGCGCGCCGCCGCGGTGCGCCCGGAGCTGCTCGGCCGGCTGCGGCTGCTCACCGGGGCGCTCGCCGCCCCGGTGGTGCGCGGCGGCTCCTTCGGCGACCAGGCGGTCGCCCCGGCGGTGGTGGCACTCAACGAGGAGATGATCGACGCCACCGACTCCGGCACCATCCTGCGCTTCTTCGCCACCCTGCGGAACCACGACGAGACCCCCGGGGCGGCGGCGCTGGCCGCCGCCGGGGTGCCCGCCACCATCGTCGCCGGGGACCGGGACCTGATGATCCCCTACGCCCGGGCGCGGGAGCTGGCCGCGGCCTGGCCGGGCGCGGAGCTGGTGCGCGCGCCGGGGGTGGGCCATATGGTGCAGCTGGAGCGCCCCGACCTCGTCGACGCCGCGGTGGCGGCGATGCTCCGGCGGGTGCCCGGGGTGGCCTAGCATCGGGGCCATGGACGAGCGGATCTTCCCGGCCCGGGGCCGGCGCACGGTGGCCGACGCCGAGGCGATGCGCGCCCTCGGCGCGGAGCTCGGCGCGGCCCTGCGCCCCGGGGACCTGGTGCTGCTGGACGGGCCGCTGGGCGCCGGCAAGACCACCCTCGCCCAGGGCATCGCCGCCGGGATGGGGGTGCGCGGCCGGGTGACCTCGCCGACCTTCGTGATCGCCCGGGAGCACCGGCCGGCCGCCCCGGGCGGGGTGCGCCTGGTGCACGCGGACCTCTACCGGCTGCTCGACGCCGGCGGGGATCTCGCCGGGGGCCTGGACGCCCTCGACCTGGACACCGACCTGGCGGGGGCGGCGGTGGTCGCCGAATGGGGCGGCGGGCTCGCCGAGGCGCTGGCCGAGGAGCGCCTGGAGGTGGCCATCGACCGCTCCGCGGCGGACGGCTCCCGCGAGGTGACCTGGCGCCTGGTCGGCGTAGGCTGAGTGCCCATGATCGTGCTCGCCATCGACACCGCCACCGACCGGATCGTGGTCGGGGTGGTCGCCGCCGATCCCGGCGCCGCCCCGCGCACCCTCGCCGAACGGCACCGCCCCGGCGCCCGGGCGCACAACGAGGTCGCGGTGCCGCTCATCCTGGAGTGCCTCGCGGAGGCGGGCCTGGACCGGGCGGATCTCGATGCGGTGGTGGTCGGCCGGGGCCCGGGCCCCTTCACCGGGCTGCGGGTGGGCATGGCCACCGCCGCCGCCTTCGCCGATGCCCTGGGCCTGCCGCTGCACGGGGTGCGCACCCCGGACGCGATGGCCCCGGCCGCCGGGGAGGCGCTGGTCATCGCGGACGCCCGCCGCCGGGAGGTCTACCACGCCCGCTACCGGGACGGGGAGCTCGTGGACGGACCCGGGGTGTGCGCCCCCGGTGCGGTGCCCGGCGGGGCCCCGGAGGTCCTGGTCGGCTCCGCCGAGCACGCCGCGGCGGTCGCCGCCGCCCATGGCTGGGCGGCCCCGGTGGCCCCGGCCGCACCCACCGCGGCCGGCCTGGTCGCCGCCGCGGACCTGGCCACGGCCCCGGATGCCCCGCCGACCCCGCTGTACCTGCGCCGGCCGGATGCGACGCCCCCGGCGCCGCGGCCGGCCTCGCCGGCCCTGGTGCACCGGGGCGGCGCATGAGGATCCGGCGGCTCGACCCGGCCGCGGCGGCCGGCTGCGCGGCCCTGGAGGCGGAGGTCTTCGCCGGCGAGTCGCCCTGGTCGGAGGCGGCCTTCGCCGCGGAGCTGGCGCATCCGGGCAACCTCTACCTGGGGGTGCTCGACGAGGCGGAGCCGACCCGGGTGCTGGCCTACGCCGGGATCGCGCGGCGCGGGCCGGCGGCCGCCCCCGAATACGAGATCCACACCATCGCGGTCGCCCCGGCGCTGCGCGGGGCGGGGCTGGGCCGGCGGCTGATGGAGGGGCTGCTCGCCGCCGCCGACGAGGCCCCGGGGGAGGTCTTCCTGGAGGTGCGGGTGGGCAATGCCCCCGCGATCGGGCTCTACGAGTCCCTGGGCTTCACCCGGCTGGGCCGCCGCCGGGGCTACTACGGCCCCGGCGGTCCGGACGCCTGGACCATGCGCCGGGCGCCGGCCGGCTAGTCCGCCGGCGCCGCCTCGGCGGGGCCGCGGCCGGAGAGCTCCCGCTCCCGGGCCACCGCCGGCTCCATCAGGCCCCGCTCCATGGCCATGATGACGTACTCGATCTTCTGGTTGAGCTGGGTGCGCGCATCCCCGGCGAGGCTCGGCGCCGCCGCCGGGAACTCCTCGCTGACCAGGGCGTTGCGCACATGGTGCGCGGTGCGCTTCTTCACCGGGGCGTAGGTCACCGCGGTGACCATGGTCATCTCGAAGATCACGTCTACCAGGAACAGCGCCTGGTTGACCTGCAGCCCGGCCCGGACCAGCCGGGCCACCGCCTTGGCCACCGCCTCATGCACATGGGGGTAGACGTCGGTGGTGAGCAGCACCATGGCCAGGCCCTCGTGGTCCTCGCAGATCCGCCACAGCTGCTCCACGTGGAAGCGGATCTGCTCCGGCCAGGGCAGATCCTCCTCGCACTGCCGGTAGTGCGCGAAGATCCGGCTGATCGCGGCCCCGACGAGCCCCTCCCGGTCGGAGACCACCCGGTAGATGGCCGAGGGGGCGACGCCCAGGCGCTTGGCGACGCCGCCGATGGTGAAGTCGCGGATGCCGTCCTCGAGGGCGGCGTCGATGGCGTCGTGCAGGTTGAAGGTCGGCTTCGGGCCAGGTCGGCGGCCGTGCCTGGGCATGGAGGGGGACATGCCGAAATCATAGGTCGCCCGCCCCGGCGGCGCCATCACCCGGCCCCGGACGCGGGGGCGGCGCGCGGTAGGATCCGCGGCCATGAGCACCGCCGCGCCCCGCCGCACCATGGACATCCTGGCCATCGAATCCAGCTGCGACGAAACCGGCGCCGCGGTGGTGCGCGCCGACTGGGATCCGACCCTGCCCGGCGGGGATCCGGCGCCGCGGGTGCGGGTGCTCGGCGAGGCGGTGGCCTCCTCCATGGCCGAGCACGCCCGCTTCGGCGGGGTGGTGCCGGAGATCGCCTCCCGGGCGCATCTGGAGGCCCTGGTGCCGGTGACCCGGGAGGCGCTGGCGCAGGCCGGCATCGACCGCCCGGACGCGGTGGCCGCCACGGTGGGCCCGGGCCTGGCCGGGGCGCTGCTGGTCGGCGCCTCCGGGGCGAAGGCCTACGCCGCGGCCTGGGGGGTGCCCTTCTACGGGGTGAACCACCTCGGCGGCCATGTCGCGGTGGACGCGCTCGGCGAGGCCGCCGCCGGGCTCGACCAGGCGGTGGCGCTGCTGGTCTCCGGGGGGCACACCCAGCTGCTGCACGTGCGCGGGGTGGGCGCGCCGATGGTCGAGCTGGGCGGCACCCTCGACGACGCCGCCGGGGAGGCCTACGACAAGGTGGCCCGGCTGCTGGGCCTGGGCTACCCGGGCGGGCCGGTGATCGACCGCCTCGCCGCGGCCGGGGATCCGGCGGCCTTCGCCTTCCCGCGGGCGCTGTCCCGCCCCGGCGACGCCGCCCTCGACTTCTCCTTCTCGGGGCTGAAGACCGCGGTGGCCCGCGAGGTGGAGGCCGCCGAGCGGGAGGGCCGGGAGCTCGACGTCGCCGACGTGTGCGCCTCCTTCCAGGAGGCGGTGTGCGATGTGCTCACCGCCAAGGCGGTGCGCGCCGCCGTCGAGGTCGGCGCGGGGGTGCTGCTGCTCGGCGGGGGCGTGGCCGCGAACTCCCGGCTGCGGGAGCTGGCCGCGGCGCGCTGCGCGGCGGCGGGGCTGGCGCTGCATGTGCCGCCGCCGCGGCTGTGCACCGACAACGGCACCATGATCGGGGTGCTCGCCGCGCATCTCATCGCCGCGGGCGCGGCGGAGTCCGGCTACGGCTGCCCCACCGATCCCGGCCTGGAGGTGGAGACCCCGCTGCTCACCGCGGCCGCGGGCTGAGTTGGCAGCCGGGGACGTTGAGTGTTGGCACTTGCGGCTGTAGAGTGCCAATGAGGTTGTCCGGCCCGCAGTCGTCCACCCGCGACGGCGGCTGCCCCCGGGCGGTGCAACCGGCACGGACCCATCCAACACATGGAGGAAACCATCGTGGCGAACGTCAACATCAAGCCCCTCGAGGACAAGCTCCTCGTCCAGATCAACGAGGCCGAGGCGACCACCGCCTCCGGCCTGGTCATCCCGGACTCCGCCAAGGAGAAGCCGCAGGAGGCCACCGTCATCGCCGCCGGCCCGGGCCGCTTCAACGACAAGGGCGAGCGGGTCGCCATGGACGTCGCCGAGGGCGACACCGTGATCTTCTCCCGCTACGGCGGCACCGAGATCAAGTACGCGGGCGAGGAGTACCTGATCCTCTCCCAGCGCGACATCCTCGCCATCGTCGAGAAGTAGGGCGGGACCCCATATGGCCAAGCTCATCGCCTTCAACGAGGAGGCCCGCGAGGGCCTCAAGCGCGGCGTGGACACCCTCGCCGACGCGGTCAAGGTCACCCTCGGCCCCAAGGGCCGCAACGTGGTCCTGGACAAGGCCTTCGGCGGGCCGGCGGTCACCAACGACGGCGTCACCATCGCCCGGGACATCGACGTCGAGGAGCCCTTCGAGAACCTCGGCGCCCAGCTGGTGAAGTCCGTGGCGGTGAAGACCAACGACGTCGCCGGCGACGGCACCACCACCGCCACCCTGCTCGCGCAGGCCCTCATCCACGAGGGGCTGCGCAACGTCGCCGCCGGGGCCAACCCGGTGGCGCTCAACCGCGGCATCGCCGCCGCGGCGGAGAAGGCCGTGGAGCTGCTCCAGGCCAAGGCCACCCCGGTGGCCGGCTCCGCGGCGATCGCCCAGGTCGCCACGGTCAGCTCCCGGGACGAGGAGATCGGCGAGATGGTCGCCGGCGCCATGGACAAGGTCGGCAAGGACGGCGTGGTCTCCGTGGAGGAGTCCCAGTCCCTGTCCGACGAGCTCTCCGTCACCGAGGGCATCTCCTTCAACAAGGGCTTCCTCTCGCCCTACTTCGTCACCGACGTCGACGCCCAGCAGGCCGTGCTGGAGGACGCCCGGGTGCTGCTGGTGCGCGAGAAGATCTCCTCCCTGCCGGACTTCCTGCCGCTGCTGGAGAAGATCGCCGAATCCGGCAAGCCCACCCTGATCATGGCCGAGGACATCGAGGGCGAGGCGCTGTCCGCCCTGGTCATCAACGCCATGCGCAAGACCCTCAAGGTCGCCGCGGTCAAGGCCCCCTACTTCGGGGACCGCCGCAAGGCCTTCATGGACGATCTCGCCGTGGTCACCGCCGCCACCGTGGTCACCGCGGACACCGGGATGCTCCTCAAGGACGTCGGCCTGGAGGTGCTCGGCTCCGCCCGCCGGATCGCGATCAGCAAGGACGAGACCGTGATCGTCGACGGCGCCGGCTCCGCCGAGGACATCGAGGCCCGCCGCGCCCAGCTGCGCGCCGAGATCGAGCGCTGCGACTCCTCCTGGGACAAGGAGAAGCTGGAGGAGCGCCTCGGCAAGCTCTCCGGCGGGGTCGCCGTGGTCAAGGTCGGCGCCGCCACCGAGACCGAGGTCAACGAGCGCAAGCTGCGCGTCGAGGACGCCATCAACGCCGCGCGCGCCGCGGTGCAGGAGGGCGTCATCGCCGGCGGCGGCTCCGTGCTGGTGCACATCGCCGCCGAGCTGGAGGACTTCGCCGGGGAGTTCACCGGCGATGAGGCGATCGGGGTGCGCTCCCTGGCCAAGGCGCTCAAGCGCCCGGCCTACTGGATCGCCGCCAACGCCGGGGTGGACGGCCAGGTGGTGGTGCACCACATCGCCGAACTGCCCAACGGCTCCGGCTACAACGCCGCCACCGGCGAGTACGGCGACCTCATCGGCGCCGGGGTGATCGACCCGGTGAAGGTCACCCACTCCGCGGTGGTCAACGCCGCCTCCGTGGCCCGCATGGTGCTGACCACCGAGGTCAGCGTCGTGGACAAGCCCGAGGAGGCCGAGGAGGACCACGCCCACTAGGGCGGGTTCCCCCCGACCCAGCGGCGCCCCGCCATCGACGATGGCGGGGCGCCGCGGCGCGTCAGGGGCCGGCGGGGGTGCGCGGCCGCGGCGGCCGGGCGGTGCGCGAGCGCGCCGCCGGGGAGCCGGCGCGCAGCTGCGCCAGCCGCTCCGCCTCGCTCATCCCGCCCCAGATCCCGTAGGGCTCGCCGACCCGCAGCGCATGCGCCCGGCACTGCTCCAGCACCGGGCAGGTGCCGCAGATCTCCTTCGCCCGGGCCTCGCGCAGCGCCCGGGCCCGGCCCCGCTCGCCCTCCGGGTGGAAGAACACCGAGGAATCCTCCCCCCGGCAGGCGCCGCGCAGCTGCCAATGCCACAGATCCGCGTTCGGTCCCGGCAGGTGGTCGAACTGGCTCATCCCCGTTGGCTCCTCGTCTCGCGTGTTGCCGGCGTCCCCCGGCGCTGCGCCCAGTGTGCCGCAGCCGGGTGTCCGGCGGGTTACGCGCGGGCGACCGGGGGGATACCTTCGGCGGAAACTACGGCGATCGGGCCCCGGGGCGGTAGCGTGGTTCCCCGCCGCGGCCGGGCGCGCCCGCCCACGGCACGTAGCATCGCATGCGGCAGGCGCGCTGGAAAGGGGAGCGACGGATGGCGGACGAGGTGGACTACGGCACGCTGGTGCCGGCCGCCGCCGCCGGCGATCGCGATGCCGCGCAGCGGATCCTCGCCGCGGTGCACCCCCAGGTGGTGCGGTACTGCCGGCTGCGCCTCGGCGCCGACGGGGTGGTCTCCCCGGAGGACGTCGCCCAGGAGATCTCGCTGGCCGTGATCGCGGCCCTGCCGCGCTACGAGGACCGGGGCCGGCCCTTCATGGCCTTCGTCTACGGGATCGCCTCGCACAAGGTCGCCGACGCCCGCCGCAACGGGGGCCGCGACCTCAGCCACGCGGTGGCGGAGGTGCCCGAGGCGCCCGACCCGGAGGCGGATCCGCTGCAGCGGGTGCTCACCATGGACGGCGGTAACGAAGTGCGACGGCTGCTCGATGCATTGGGTGAAAGGGCGCGCGACATCATCATCCTCCGGGTTTTCGGGGGGTACAGCGCCGAGGAGACCGGCGC containing:
- a CDS encoding TetR/AcrR family transcriptional regulator; the protein is MSPSMPRHGRRPGPKPTFNLHDAIDAALEDGIRDFTIGGVAKRLGVAPSAIYRVVSDREGLVGAAISRIFAHYRQCEEDLPWPEQIRFHVEQLWRICEDHEGLAMVLLTTDVYPHVHEAVAKAVARLVRAGLQVNQALFLVDVIFEMTMVTAVTYAPVKKRTAHHVRNALVSEEFPAAAPSLAGDARTQLNQKIEYVIMAMERGLMEPAVARERELSGRGPAEAAPAD
- the groL gene encoding chaperonin GroEL (60 kDa chaperone family; promotes refolding of misfolded polypeptides especially under stressful conditions; forms two stacked rings of heptamers to form a barrel-shaped 14mer; ends can be capped by GroES; misfolded proteins enter the barrel where they are refolded when GroES binds) — its product is MAKLIAFNEEAREGLKRGVDTLADAVKVTLGPKGRNVVLDKAFGGPAVTNDGVTIARDIDVEEPFENLGAQLVKSVAVKTNDVAGDGTTTATLLAQALIHEGLRNVAAGANPVALNRGIAAAAEKAVELLQAKATPVAGSAAIAQVATVSSRDEEIGEMVAGAMDKVGKDGVVSVEESQSLSDELSVTEGISFNKGFLSPYFVTDVDAQQAVLEDARVLLVREKISSLPDFLPLLEKIAESGKPTLIMAEDIEGEALSALVINAMRKTLKVAAVKAPYFGDRRKAFMDDLAVVTAATVVTADTGMLLKDVGLEVLGSARRIAISKDETVIVDGAGSAEDIEARRAQLRAEIERCDSSWDKEKLEERLGKLSGGVAVVKVGAATETEVNERKLRVEDAINAARAAVQEGVIAGGGSVLVHIAAELEDFAGEFTGDEAIGVRSLAKALKRPAYWIAANAGVDGQVVVHHIAELPNGSGYNAATGEYGDLIGAGVIDPVKVTHSAVVNAASVARMVLTTEVSVVDKPEEAEEDHAH
- a CDS encoding ATP-dependent (S)-NAD(P)H-hydrate dehydratase — its product is MRPLHTVDQIRRGEAPLLAAQHHPDELMRAAAAEVAAAAAGMLDPVPGARVLLLVGSGGNGGDALYAGAALAAAGARVTAALLTEAPQPRAAAALAAAGGRLRPAGELTGADLQEVDLAVDGVVGIGGAGALREPAARLVAGLAAAGAPVLAVDIPSGVAADTGVAAAGAGDLPGHVTAAATITFGGLRRAHALAPACGRVILADIALAAAGGRPAMGLAESLAGVRVADDAAPAVLIEALADPVPLPDLEPGPEEDKYSGGVLGLLAGSEAYPGAGVLAARAAVAATPAMVRVVGPVRAEVIRDRPEVVGHPDLASCGRVRAWAVGPGRGTGPAAVAELAALLDRAEPVLADADAVSILAAEPGLRAAWRARADRGRVGVLTPHAGEFRRLAAALRAEGHGIPDPEEGRIAAAAALAAATGSTVLLKGWATVIAAPGGAATVVRAGSSWAATPGSGDVLTGLAGAHLARTGDPGTLPAAAVIHAVAAKLAARTPAGEAPASAGGIAAALREATAAVAARGRAAMAQ
- the tsaE gene encoding tRNA (adenosine(37)-N6)-threonylcarbamoyltransferase complex ATPase subunit type 1 TsaE, giving the protein MDERIFPARGRRTVADAEAMRALGAELGAALRPGDLVLLDGPLGAGKTTLAQGIAAGMGVRGRVTSPTFVIAREHRPAAPGGVRLVHADLYRLLDAGGDLAGGLDALDLDTDLAGAAVVAEWGGGLAEALAEERLEVAIDRSAADGSREVTWRLVGVG
- a CDS encoding alpha/beta fold hydrolase, encoding MPPRPRRRPPGWTALGGAAALATAAGAGVLGLRERALTRGAAGAGAALALPEPDWAGVIDAGDGTPLAVHEAGPPTAPVTVVLSHGYCQRMDSWCLQARRLRAEFGDRVRLVLWDQRGHGGSGAPPAGSCTIGRTAADLAAVIAARAPAGPVVAVGHSMGGMTVLALGRVAPQLVPRLAGAVLVATAAAGLDRGGIPGMLLNPVGAAAVRAAAVRPELLGRLRLLTGALAAPVVRGGSFGDQAVAPAVVALNEEMIDATDSGTILRFFATLRNHDETPGAAALAAAGVPATIVAGDRDLMIPYARARELAAAWPGAELVRAPGVGHMVQLERPDLVDAAVAAMLRRVPGVA
- the alr gene encoding alanine racemase, which gives rise to MPTPDLLTAVIDPAAITANVTRIREISGAPRLMAVVKADGYGHGAVTAARAALAGGADQLGVATLAEARALRAAGIDAPLLAWIWSPDQDVAAAVAAGVQLAVPTTEHLAAAAAAGRAAGATPEVTVKVDTGMNRSGFSVVAGDLDAAVPALAEAHRTGAVAITGAMTHFACADEPEHPSLDLQADRFREAIGRLRGQGVACPVNHAANSAAALLRPDLAFDMVRPGIACYGLEPAPGREHGLTPAMTLSARVLLVKDVPAGEAVSYGRTWTAESDTRVAVVPYGYADGLPRALAGRFSVAIGGRRYRQVGRVCMDQFIIEVDEAVRPGDTAVIFGDGAAGGPTADELAAALGTINYEIVTMPHGRVTRRVAGE
- the rimI gene encoding ribosomal protein S18-alanine N-acetyltransferase, translating into MRIRRLDPAAAAGCAALEAEVFAGESPWSEAAFAAELAHPGNLYLGVLDEAEPTRVLAYAGIARRGPAAAPEYEIHTIAVAPALRGAGLGRRLMEGLLAAADEAPGEVFLEVRVGNAPAIGLYESLGFTRLGRRRGYYGPGGPDAWTMRRAPAG
- the shbA gene encoding RNA polymerase sigma factor ShbA — translated: MRQARWKGERRMADEVDYGTLVPAAAAGDRDAAQRILAAVHPQVVRYCRLRLGADGVVSPEDVAQEISLAVIAALPRYEDRGRPFMAFVYGIASHKVADARRNGGRDLSHAVAEVPEAPDPEADPLQRVLTMDGGNEVRRLLDALGERARDIIILRVFGGYSAEETGAIVGATAGAVRVAQHRALAKMRAILEEEAEVPR
- the groES gene encoding co-chaperone GroES — protein: MANVNIKPLEDKLLVQINEAEATTASGLVIPDSAKEKPQEATVIAAGPGRFNDKGERVAMDVAEGDTVIFSRYGGTEIKYAGEEYLILSQRDILAIVEK
- the tsaB gene encoding tRNA (adenosine(37)-N6)-threonylcarbamoyltransferase complex dimerization subunit type 1 TsaB; the encoded protein is MIVLAIDTATDRIVVGVVAADPGAAPRTLAERHRPGARAHNEVAVPLILECLAEAGLDRADLDAVVVGRGPGPFTGLRVGMATAAAFADALGLPLHGVRTPDAMAPAAGEALVIADARRREVYHARYRDGELVDGPGVCAPGAVPGGAPEVLVGSAEHAAAVAAAHGWAAPVAPAAPTAAGLVAAADLATAPDAPPTPLYLRRPDATPPAPRPASPALVHRGGA
- a CDS encoding WhiB family transcriptional regulator encodes the protein MSQFDHLPGPNADLWHWQLRGACRGEDSSVFFHPEGERGRARALREARAKEICGTCPVLEQCRAHALRVGEPYGIWGGMSEAERLAQLRAGSPAARSRTARPPRPRTPAGP
- the tsaD gene encoding tRNA (adenosine(37)-N6)-threonylcarbamoyltransferase complex transferase subunit TsaD; protein product: MDILAIESSCDETGAAVVRADWDPTLPGGDPAPRVRVLGEAVASSMAEHARFGGVVPEIASRAHLEALVPVTREALAQAGIDRPDAVAATVGPGLAGALLVGASGAKAYAAAWGVPFYGVNHLGGHVAVDALGEAAAGLDQAVALLVSGGHTQLLHVRGVGAPMVELGGTLDDAAGEAYDKVARLLGLGYPGGPVIDRLAAAGDPAAFAFPRALSRPGDAALDFSFSGLKTAVAREVEAAEREGRELDVADVCASFQEAVCDVLTAKAVRAAVEVGAGVLLLGGGVAANSRLRELAAARCAAAGLALHVPPPRLCTDNGTMIGVLAAHLIAAGAAESGYGCPTDPGLEVETPLLTAAAG